A stretch of Rhododendron vialii isolate Sample 1 chromosome 4a, ASM3025357v1 DNA encodes these proteins:
- the LOC131324055 gene encoding uncharacterized protein LOC131324055, giving the protein MTRRDGVVVLPSLEMQGTLNTKFCANLSSSFHRLHSTARLDLTSIDPRWAYFVDNWIRILVQNHVKELEVSVSDYSFLGSTLKRHLCHGNIKLYSLKMLSLRRVCITEEEIQNIISSCPLIKELRLHGCRGLKSLQMANLHNPNLVSDSDLEEVEIRAPTLQSFMYAVAKDIPGTFNIDSSPHLKNLKLTNFGITDDFVCELLHKFPVLEKLNLSFCHWLKGIDISSRSHKNIIIRQCRRLLEAKVVAPNLLSFKYDRMPSVSITITSPPWQWKPVVIFYGNLKINHLKWFGRLRNFVSSLNRPVALKVNLIGWPKKTLMGINNYKGIPLCDQVPVTEHLEVRAFDDLRCYESLLDCLFWTCHSTKLSLKSSNMLNKTVIENLSEILMEREEGPCCCSSANSKCW; this is encoded by the coding sequence GCTTGATTTAACCAGTATCGATCCCAGATGGGCTTATTTTGTCGACAATTGGATAAGAATTCTGGTTCAAAACCATGTCAAAGAGCTAGAAGTCAGTGTATCTGACTACTCATTCCTTGGTTCTACACTGAAGAGGCACCTGTGTCATGGAAATATCAAGTTGTACTCCTTGAAAATGCTTAGTCTCAGGAGAGTCTGTATCACTGAAGAGGAGATTCAAAATATAATCTCTAGTTGCCCTCTAATTAAGGAATTGCGTCTTCATGGCTGTCGTGGATTGAAAAGCTTGCAGATGGCAAATCTTCATAATCCGAACCTAGTTTCTGACTCGGACTTGGAGGAAGTAGAGATTAGAGCTCCAACTCTTCAAAGTTTCATGTATGCTGTTGCTAAGGACATTCCAGGGACATTCAACATTGATTCATCTCCACATCTTAAGAATCTTAAGCTTACTAACTTTGGAATCACCGACGATTTTGTCTGTGAACTTTTGCACAAATTTCCTGTACTGGAGAAGTTAAACCTGAGCTTTTGTCATTGGTTAAAAGGGATCGACATATCAAGCCGTAGTCACAAGAACATTATTATCAGGCAATGTAGGAGGTTGTTGGAGGCAAAGGTTGTTGCTCCTAACTTACTTTCATTCAAATATGATAGAATGCCCAGCGTATCTATAACTATTACCAGTCCCCCATGGCAGTGGAAGCCCGTTGTGATTTTCTatggaaatttaaaaataaatcatttgaaATGGTTCGGTCGACTGAGAAATTTTGTCTCTAGCTTAAATCGCCCTGTTGCTTTGAAGGTTAATCTGATTGGATGGCCTAAAAAGACTCTGATGGGGATTAATAATTATAAAGGGATTCCTCTGTGTGATCAGGTGCCTGTAACAGAGCATTTGGAGGTAAGAGCATTTGATGACTTGAGGTGTTATGAATCTCTTTTGGATTGCTTGTTCTGGACTTGTCATTCTACTAAGCTGTCTTTAAAATCATCCAATATGTTGAACAAAACAGTCATAGAAAACCTAAGTGAGATACtgatggagagagaagaaggcCCTTGCTGCTGCAGTTCTGCCAATAGCAAATGCTGGTGA